From Apteryx mantelli isolate bAptMan1 chromosome 32, bAptMan1.hap1, whole genome shotgun sequence, the proteins below share one genomic window:
- the LOC106483983 gene encoding LOW QUALITY PROTEIN: HLA class II histocompatibility antigen, DQ alpha 1 chain-like (The sequence of the model RefSeq protein was modified relative to this genomic sequence to represent the inferred CDS: inserted 1 base in 1 codon) has translation PEVPEVTVFSEDPVELGDPNMLICYVDKFWPPXITIKWLKNGQEVVDGVVETVFYPCQDHTFRKFFYLPFIPTRGHSYDCRVEHWGLSKALLKHWEPQVPLPMSESTETLVCALGLAMGIMGIIVGTVLIIKAMKMKSTHKVQGP, from the exons CCAGAGGTCCCTGAGGTGACAGTGTTCTCTGAGGACCCTGTGGAGCTGGGTGACCCCAACATGCTCATCTGCTACGTGGACAAGTTCTGGCCAC CAATCACCATCAAGTGGCTGAAGAATGGGCAGGAGGTGGTGGATGGCGTCGTTGAGACCGTTTTCTACCCGTGCCAGGACCACACCTTCCGCAAGTTCTTCTACCTGCCCTTCATCCCCACCCGGGGCCACTCCTACGACTGCCGCGTGGAGCATTGGGGGCTGTCCAAAGCCCTCCTGAAGCACTGGG AGCCCCAGGTGCCTCTGCCCATGTCCGAGAGCACCGAGACCCTGGTGTGTGCCCTGGGCCTGGCCATGGGCATCATGGGCATCATTGTGGGCACCGTCCTCATCATCAAGGCCATGAAGatgaagagcacccacaaagtgCAGGGCCCTTGA